In one Betaproteobacteria bacterium genomic region, the following are encoded:
- a CDS encoding tripartite tricarboxylate transporter substrate binding protein — MRQAMPCKEDLIDSTSSLPRRRGPRKLNTLLGSRFRGNDVFKKSLRENDGGIPLGPYIRNVSNPITQRRLNMNEIKTRCTQPRASRRPALRSAAAALFAACAAAASVIAHAQPYPRSPIHLIVPYTPGGATDLIGRQLGSEMSKRLGQPVVIDNRPGAAGTIGMKTLIAARPDGYTLGLGTSGTVSVDPVQEKLPYNPATDMIAVAPVVAIYFVVFANPSFPPNNIRELIALAKRAPGKINFASSGTGGAPHLTSELLMARANIKLQHVPYKGAAPAITDVVSGQIEMMTGDANTALPFVKAGRLKALAVTGPDRMELLPEVPTVAESGIPGFAAGNWFGVFAPAGTPDEIVDTLFKAVQASVQTPEFKQRIAPLGGRTLHLSRAEFGRFINAETKKRSDLIRENKLDLGK, encoded by the coding sequence ATGCGGCAGGCCATGCCGTGTAAGGAAGATCTGATCGACTCCACCTCGTCGCTCCCGCGCAGGCGGGGGCCCAGGAAACTCAATACGCTCCTGGGTTCCCGTTTCCGCGGGAACGACGTGTTCAAAAAGTCCTTAAGAGAAAACGACGGTGGCATTCCGCTGGGGCCGTACATTAGGAACGTTTCGAACCCGATCACACAGAGAAGGCTGAACATGAACGAGATCAAGACTAGGTGTACGCAGCCGCGCGCGTCGCGGCGTCCGGCATTGCGGTCCGCCGCCGCAGCACTGTTCGCCGCGTGTGCGGCGGCCGCCAGTGTCATCGCCCACGCGCAACCGTATCCGCGCAGCCCGATCCATCTGATCGTGCCGTATACGCCCGGCGGGGCGACCGACCTCATCGGGCGCCAGCTCGGTTCGGAGATGTCCAAGCGCCTCGGGCAACCGGTCGTGATCGACAACCGGCCGGGTGCAGCCGGAACCATCGGGATGAAGACGTTGATCGCAGCGCGCCCGGATGGCTATACGCTGGGGCTCGGAACATCGGGCACGGTTTCAGTCGATCCGGTGCAAGAGAAGCTTCCGTACAACCCGGCGACCGACATGATCGCCGTGGCGCCCGTGGTCGCGATCTACTTCGTCGTCTTCGCCAATCCCAGTTTCCCACCGAACAATATCCGTGAGCTGATCGCTCTGGCCAAGCGCGCGCCGGGCAAGATCAATTTTGCGTCCTCCGGCACGGGCGGGGCGCCGCATCTGACAAGCGAACTGCTGATGGCGCGCGCGAACATCAAGCTGCAGCATGTTCCCTACAAGGGCGCCGCGCCGGCGATCACCGACGTCGTCAGCGGTCAGATAGAAATGATGACCGGCGACGCCAACACTGCGCTGCCTTTCGTGAAGGCCGGCCGGCTGAAGGCGCTCGCCGTCACCGGCCCCGATCGCATGGAGCTGCTTCCTGAAGTGCCGACGGTAGCGGAAAGCGGCATTCCCGGCTTCGCAGCCGGAAACTGGTTCGGCGTGTTCGCGCCGGCCGGCACACCGGACGAGATCGTCGATACTTTGTTCAAGGCCGTTCAGGCATCGGTTCAGACGCCCGAATTCAAGCAGCGGATCGCTCCGCTCGGCGGACGGACGCTGCACCTGAGCCGTGCAGAGTTCGGGCGCTTCATCAACGCCGAAACGAAGAAGCGATCGGATCTGATCAGAGAGAACAAGCTCGATCTGGGCAAGTAG
- a CDS encoding SDR family NAD(P)-dependent oxidoreductase, which translates to MKERWPSSPAQAVGWDVRWSSVCCKMASTWLPSTATRNRWGRIINVTTSLGSMLRAGFGPYGASKAAAESLTRIMAEELKGTGVTVNVLTPGGLTNTSANPGAPFDRSKMIQPEVMGPPLRWLISDAASEVTGRRFLASHWNPSLPPVEAARDAGAPAAWDPGKSLPKEPERIA; encoded by the coding sequence ATGAAAGAAAGGTGGCCATCGTCACCGGCGCAGGCCGTGGGCTGGGACGTGCGATGGTCATCGGTCTGCTGCAAAATGGCGTCGACGTGGTTGCCGTCGACCGCGACAAGGAACCGCTGGGGTCGAATCATCAACGTCACCACGAGCCTGGGTTCGATGCTGCGCGCAGGATTCGGTCCCTACGGCGCTTCGAAGGCGGCCGCCGAATCGCTCACTCGCATCATGGCCGAAGAACTGAAAGGAACTGGCGTCACGGTCAACGTGCTCACGCCCGGCGGTCTCACCAATACGTCGGCCAATCCGGGCGCACCGTTCGACCGATCCAAAATGATTCAGCCCGAAGTCATGGGGCCACCGTTGCGGTGGCTCATTTCCGACGCTGCGTCCGAAGTCACCGGCAGGCGCTTCCTGGCTTCTCACTGGAATCCGTCTCTGCCTCCCGTGGAGGCGGCAAGGGATGCGGGGGCGCCCGCCGCGTGGGATCCGGGCAAGAGCCTGCCGAAGGAACCTGAACGCATCGCCTGA
- a CDS encoding NAD(P)-binding protein → MQEHPAYPHLLAPMTMAGKRLRNRVVHASMTTRLGIDTRVTDRLIQYYANRAAGGAALMVTEPLSMARHQDVNYKIRAYDDANVEGLERMADAAESRDCRLLAQLQDPGRGRHTPGRVSDPISPTTQPDDLSWGVPRVLAADEIRNMVEEFAESSARVQRCGFSGVEISCGHGHLFHQFLSPWSNLRDDEYGGDRAGRTRFVAQIVDAIRSACGSDFIIGLKLPGDDGVPGSIGPTEAAAIGCELARGRTLEYLCFAQGSHARSLEMHVPDGHSPRAPYMPLLKQLRPTLPPIPVVALGRITDPAEAEGILARGEAELIGLGRPLVTDAAWVNKAAADRAHDIRYCVSCNSCWGLNVSGAPIACDNNPRVALPDEVDYRPAKASKRRRVVVVGTGVAGLEAAWVAAERGHQVTVFGRSGDVGGKVRLRSLLPGGEALSSVFDYQYAAAQRSGAKFELGIEADIEAILRAGAESVILAAGSTMIAPRWLPDEVRAEGWVLDLRSAMAGLVRARARQPGVAVIFDMDHTEGTYASAQRLREIFDETWIVTPRHSIADETSLVTRQGILRRLSREGIRIAHLSEPRWTQRMESGALEIEQVYTAERIVLEPLAFLAYSTPRLPDQRLLPALRAAGIETRLIGDCVMARNVMAATAEGHAAGHAV, encoded by the coding sequence ATGCAAGAACATCCTGCCTATCCCCACCTGCTTGCTCCCATGACGATGGCCGGCAAGCGGCTGCGCAACCGCGTCGTGCATGCGTCGATGACCACGCGGCTGGGCATCGATACGCGCGTCACGGACCGGCTGATCCAGTATTACGCCAATCGAGCGGCGGGCGGGGCGGCCCTGATGGTCACGGAGCCGCTCAGCATGGCGAGGCACCAGGATGTGAACTACAAGATCCGTGCGTACGACGATGCGAACGTCGAGGGGCTCGAGCGCATGGCCGACGCGGCGGAGTCACGCGACTGCCGCCTGCTCGCACAGTTGCAGGACCCCGGCCGGGGACGCCACACGCCCGGACGGGTTTCCGATCCGATCTCGCCCACGACGCAGCCGGACGACCTGAGCTGGGGCGTGCCGAGGGTCCTGGCGGCAGACGAGATTCGCAATATGGTGGAGGAGTTTGCGGAATCGTCGGCGCGCGTGCAGCGCTGCGGGTTCAGCGGCGTCGAGATCTCATGCGGTCACGGTCACTTGTTTCATCAGTTCCTCTCGCCGTGGTCCAACCTGCGCGACGACGAATACGGGGGTGACCGCGCGGGCCGCACGCGCTTCGTGGCGCAGATCGTCGATGCCATTCGCTCGGCATGCGGCTCCGATTTCATCATCGGCCTGAAGCTGCCGGGCGACGATGGTGTGCCCGGCAGCATCGGCCCCACCGAGGCAGCGGCGATCGGCTGCGAGCTCGCGCGCGGACGCACGCTGGAGTATCTGTGCTTCGCCCAGGGCAGCCATGCCCGCTCGCTCGAAATGCACGTGCCCGACGGGCACAGCCCGCGCGCGCCTTACATGCCGCTTCTTAAGCAGTTGCGACCGACGCTCCCGCCGATTCCCGTCGTCGCCCTTGGGCGGATCACCGATCCGGCCGAAGCCGAGGGCATCCTGGCACGGGGCGAAGCCGAGCTGATCGGCCTGGGCCGTCCGCTGGTGACGGATGCGGCCTGGGTCAACAAGGCGGCTGCAGACCGCGCGCACGACATCCGGTATTGCGTCTCCTGCAATTCGTGCTGGGGGCTCAACGTGTCGGGGGCGCCGATCGCATGCGACAACAATCCGCGCGTCGCGCTCCCCGACGAAGTCGACTACCGGCCGGCCAAAGCATCGAAGCGCCGGCGCGTCGTCGTGGTGGGGACAGGTGTGGCCGGTCTCGAAGCGGCGTGGGTCGCTGCCGAGCGCGGGCATCAGGTGACGGTCTTCGGACGTTCGGGTGATGTCGGGGGGAAGGTGCGGCTGCGCTCGCTCCTGCCTGGCGGCGAAGCGCTAAGCAGCGTCTTCGATTATCAATACGCAGCGGCCCAGCGCTCGGGCGCGAAGTTCGAGCTCGGCATCGAAGCGGACATCGAGGCCATCCTTCGCGCGGGCGCCGAGAGCGTGATCCTTGCAGCCGGATCGACCATGATCGCACCGCGCTGGCTGCCCGACGAGGTGCGCGCCGAAGGCTGGGTGCTCGACCTGCGCTCGGCCATGGCCGGACTCGTCAGGGCGCGCGCTCGTCAGCCCGGCGTGGCGGTGATCTTCGACATGGACCACACCGAGGGGACCTATGCCTCGGCGCAGCGGCTGCGCGAAATCTTCGACGAGACCTGGATCGTGACGCCGCGTCACTCGATCGCGGACGAGACGTCGCTGGTCACGCGCCAGGGCATCTTGCGCCGGCTCAGCCGTGAAGGCATCCGGATCGCCCATCTGTCCGAACCGCGCTGGACGCAACGGATGGAAAGCGGCGCGCTGGAGATCGAGCAGGTTTACACGGCAGAGCGGATCGTTCTCGAACCGCTCGCCTTTCTCGCCTATTCGACGCCTCGGCTTCCCGATCAGCGCTTGCTGCCGGCGCTGCGTGCGGCGGGCATCGAGACACGCCTGATCGGCGATTGTGTCATGGCGCGCAACGTCATGGCCGCCACCGCCGAAGGACATGCGGCAGGCCATGCCGTGTAA
- a CDS encoding MFS transporter — protein sequence MLMCSTGSFRTCPVMNLVKMQRQHRNVLVLSGCQATLQASNVTMTVVTGLAGFALASDKSLATVPLTCYVIGSAIATVPASLLMNDIGRRGGFQVGTIIGMGGAALCSLAMYLAHFWVLCAGMAVMGMYSAFGKYYRFAAADAAKTEFRAKAISLTLAGGLVGGIVGPEVAKHTTGLFAGQPYLGPYLSLIFVCAIATLLLTRLDIPKPSAQERQESRRPLMQIMSQPVFIVAALASMLSYGIMNLFMTSTPLAMRAHDHHFNDAAFVLQWHMIAMFGPSFFTGSLINRLGVLNVILVGCLLLLLCIVAALAGTTLINFWVALFLLGIGWNFMYVAGSALLTECHTPAERAKTQAANDFMVFLTMAISSTASGVLLHKSGWDAVNYGSIPFLVLAVAATVWLIWQRRAAKSLA from the coding sequence ATGCTAATGTGCTCCACAGGCTCTTTCCGAACCTGCCCTGTTATGAATTTAGTAAAGATGCAGAGGCAACACCGCAACGTTCTCGTGCTATCGGGTTGCCAAGCGACCCTGCAAGCCAGCAACGTGACGATGACCGTGGTGACCGGGCTCGCTGGTTTTGCGCTCGCGAGCGACAAATCCCTCGCTACCGTTCCGCTCACTTGTTATGTCATCGGATCGGCCATTGCCACCGTGCCCGCGTCGCTGCTCATGAACGACATCGGCAGGCGCGGAGGGTTTCAGGTCGGAACGATCATAGGCATGGGCGGCGCGGCGCTGTGCAGTCTCGCAATGTATCTGGCGCATTTCTGGGTGCTCTGCGCCGGGATGGCGGTGATGGGTATGTACTCGGCGTTCGGAAAATACTATCGCTTCGCCGCGGCCGACGCGGCCAAAACGGAATTCAGAGCCAAAGCGATTTCGCTCACGCTCGCCGGCGGCCTCGTCGGCGGGATCGTCGGTCCCGAAGTGGCGAAGCACACGACCGGACTTTTTGCGGGGCAGCCTTATCTCGGCCCGTATCTTTCCCTCATTTTCGTGTGCGCGATCGCCACGCTGCTGCTCACTCGCCTGGACATCCCGAAGCCATCGGCGCAGGAGCGTCAGGAGTCGAGGCGGCCGCTCATGCAGATCATGTCGCAACCGGTCTTCATCGTGGCGGCTCTCGCGTCGATGCTTTCCTACGGCATCATGAATCTGTTCATGACGTCGACGCCGCTTGCAATGCGTGCGCATGATCATCATTTCAACGATGCCGCATTCGTTTTGCAGTGGCATATGATCGCCATGTTCGGCCCTTCTTTTTTCACGGGCTCCCTTATCAACCGGCTCGGCGTGCTTAACGTGATCCTCGTCGGCTGCTTGCTGCTTTTGCTTTGTATCGTCGCCGCGCTGGCCGGCACCACGCTGATCAATTTCTGGGTGGCTCTTTTTCTTCTCGGAATCGGGTGGAACTTCATGTACGTCGCGGGCTCTGCGCTGCTGACGGAATGTCACACCCCCGCTGAGCGCGCCAAGACCCAGGCCGCCAACGATTTCATGGTCTTCCTGACGATGGCGATTTCGTCGACGGCTTCGGGCGTGTTGCTTCATAAGAGCGGCTGGGATGCTGTCAACTACGGCTCCATTCCCTTCCTTGTGCTTGCGGTAGCAGCGACGGTATGGCTCATCTGGCAGCGGCGCGCTGCCAAGTCACTCGCGTAA
- a CDS encoding NADPH-dependent FMN reductase, giving the protein MIRVAIVTGSTRPGRNNEAVVRWVHDIAGKRSDAEFELVDIAAYNLPLLDEAVPPSMGQYSHAHTKAWAEKIGSFDAYVFVTPEYNHGTSGALKNAIDYLFREWSNKAAGFVSYGSAGGARAVEQLRLVMGELMVADVRAQVMLSLFTDFENFSKFKPDPRHVAEVNTMLDQVIAWGRALKTVRSK; this is encoded by the coding sequence ATGATCAGAGTCGCCATCGTTACCGGAAGCACGCGCCCGGGACGTAACAACGAAGCGGTCGTCCGCTGGGTGCACGACATCGCAGGAAAGCGCAGCGACGCCGAGTTCGAGCTCGTCGATATCGCAGCCTACAACCTGCCGCTGCTCGACGAAGCGGTCCCGCCGAGCATGGGCCAGTACAGCCACGCACATACCAAGGCGTGGGCCGAAAAGATCGGCTCGTTCGATGCGTATGTGTTCGTCACGCCCGAGTACAACCACGGCACGTCCGGCGCGCTCAAGAACGCCATCGACTATCTGTTCCGTGAGTGGAGCAACAAAGCGGCCGGGTTCGTGAGCTACGGCAGCGCCGGCGGTGCACGCGCAGTGGAGCAGCTGCGGCTCGTCATGGGCGAGCTCATGGTCGCCGACGTGCGCGCTCAGGTGATGCTGTCGCTCTTCACCGATTTCGAGAATTTCTCGAAATTCAAGCCCGATCCCCGGCACGTAGCCGAGGTAAACACGATGCTGGATCAGGTCATCGCCTGGGGCCGCGCGCTGAAAACCGTGCGATCGAAGTAA
- a CDS encoding ABC transporter substrate-binding protein produces MSYTRMVGAIGFGLALAASAPATAEELRIGFLAPMTGIFAQIGKDMANGFELYLEEHNGQLGGAKVQLIVEDTEGKPPVAVRKAEKLARQDKVHLLIGGLLASTGYALAPVSTRLKTLYLLSIPAADDLTQRDLPKYPYIFRTGWTSSQPHHPLGQWACDQGYKRIATVGADYAFGHEVVGGFQRVFEECGGKVVQKIWPPLGTKDFGPYIPTIKRDVDAIFSLMVGPMALQFPKQLQANGIKKPLIGGGTSYDEFVLPAMGDEVLGHVSALQYSAAIDTPKNQAFVKKYREKYGKVPSYYSESNYATAQMIDAVMKLDKGKWPGPQQFIKQMSALKIEVPRGPVHFDDMRNPVQNIYIKKVEKKAMFGYPNQELWNTVIKTYPDVSQFWKYDKKEYLKTPLYSRDYPPCKHCE; encoded by the coding sequence ATGAGTTACACGCGGATGGTTGGAGCAATCGGTTTCGGCCTGGCGCTCGCCGCGAGCGCGCCGGCCACTGCGGAGGAGCTGCGTATCGGGTTTCTCGCGCCGATGACCGGCATCTTCGCCCAGATCGGCAAGGACATGGCCAACGGCTTCGAGCTGTACCTCGAGGAGCACAACGGCCAGCTCGGCGGGGCCAAGGTGCAGTTGATCGTCGAGGACACGGAGGGCAAGCCGCCGGTGGCGGTGCGCAAAGCCGAGAAGCTCGCGCGCCAGGATAAGGTGCACCTGCTGATCGGCGGGCTGCTCGCCTCGACCGGCTACGCGCTCGCGCCGGTCAGCACCCGCCTGAAGACCTTGTACCTGCTGTCGATCCCGGCGGCCGATGACCTCACGCAGCGCGACCTCCCCAAGTACCCCTACATCTTCCGCACGGGCTGGACCAGCTCGCAGCCGCACCATCCGCTCGGCCAGTGGGCCTGCGACCAGGGCTACAAGCGCATCGCCACGGTCGGCGCCGACTACGCCTTCGGCCACGAGGTGGTGGGCGGATTTCAGCGCGTGTTCGAGGAATGCGGCGGCAAGGTGGTGCAGAAGATCTGGCCGCCGCTGGGCACCAAGGATTTCGGGCCCTACATCCCGACCATCAAGCGAGACGTCGACGCGATCTTCTCGCTGATGGTCGGCCCGATGGCGCTGCAGTTCCCCAAGCAGCTGCAGGCCAACGGCATCAAGAAGCCGCTGATCGGCGGGGGCACCAGCTACGACGAGTTCGTCCTGCCCGCCATGGGCGACGAGGTGCTCGGCCACGTCTCCGCGCTGCAATACAGCGCGGCGATCGATACGCCGAAGAACCAGGCCTTCGTCAAGAAGTACCGCGAGAAGTACGGCAAGGTGCCCTCCTACTACTCGGAGAGCAACTACGCCACCGCGCAGATGATCGACGCAGTGATGAAGCTCGACAAGGGCAAGTGGCCGGGGCCGCAGCAGTTCATCAAGCAGATGTCCGCCCTCAAGATCGAGGTGCCGCGCGGCCCGGTGCACTTCGACGACATGCGCAACCCGGTGCAGAACATCTACATCAAGAAAGTGGAGAAGAAGGCGATGTTCGGCTACCCGAACCAGGAGCTGTGGAACACGGTCATCAAGACCTACCCGGATGTCAGCCAGTTCTGGAAGTACGACAAGAAGGAATACCTCAAGACGCCCCTGTACAGCCGCGACTACCCGCCCTGCAAGCATTGTGAATGA
- a CDS encoding branched-chain amino acid ABC transporter permease, which yields MDTHFWLIQIFNGVSYGALLFLLASGLTLIFGVMRIVNLAHGAYFLLGGYVALSVISSTGSWLLALPVAALAIALLGLVMERVFLRPLGFDPLRQVLLTVGFAFLFQQAALDIWGGDNLIIDPPEVLNGSWVVGGLYLPVYRVFMIALAVAIGLALWLALERTRIGAMVRAAVDDAQMARGVGIDTSKVSMFIFALGAFLAALGGVVGGAFLGVYPGLDFEVLPIAFAVVIIGGMGSLAGAAVGSLLVGLADNFGKALLPELAYFSLYAPMVLILAIKPTGLLGRE from the coding sequence TTGGATACGCATTTCTGGTTGATCCAGATATTCAACGGCGTTTCCTACGGCGCGCTGCTGTTCCTGCTCGCGAGCGGTCTCACGCTGATCTTCGGCGTGATGCGCATCGTGAACCTGGCGCACGGCGCGTACTTCCTGCTCGGCGGCTACGTGGCGCTGTCGGTGATCTCGAGCACGGGCTCGTGGCTGCTCGCGCTGCCGGTGGCCGCACTCGCCATCGCTTTGCTCGGGCTCGTCATGGAGCGTGTGTTCCTGCGCCCGCTCGGCTTCGATCCGCTGCGCCAGGTGCTGCTCACGGTCGGCTTCGCTTTCCTTTTCCAGCAGGCTGCGCTCGACATCTGGGGTGGCGACAACCTCATCATCGATCCGCCCGAGGTGCTCAACGGCAGCTGGGTGGTGGGCGGCCTGTACCTGCCGGTGTATCGCGTGTTCATGATCGCCTTAGCGGTGGCCATCGGCCTCGCGCTGTGGCTCGCCCTGGAGCGCACGCGCATCGGCGCGATGGTGCGCGCTGCGGTGGACGACGCCCAGATGGCGCGCGGCGTGGGCATCGATACTTCCAAGGTGTCGATGTTCATATTCGCCCTCGGCGCGTTTCTCGCCGCGCTCGGCGGAGTGGTCGGCGGCGCCTTCCTCGGCGTCTACCCGGGGCTCGACTTCGAGGTGCTGCCGATCGCCTTTGCGGTGGTGATCATCGGCGGCATGGGCAGCCTCGCCGGCGCCGCAGTGGGCAGCCTGCTGGTCGGCCTCGCCGACAACTTCGGCAAAGCGCTGCTTCCCGAGCTCGCCTACTTCAGCCTGTACGCGCCGATGGTGTTGATCCTCGCCATCAAGCCCACCGGCCTGCTGGGCAGGGAATGA
- a CDS encoding branched-chain amino acid ABC transporter permease, which translates to MSSAYKILLVILGIVALGALAPFVNSYILILLTQALVLGIIAMSVDLLLGYTGLPSLGQAAYLGVGAYLTAILASKHGFGLEWGFWVVAVLGVLAGAALAALFGLFAIRASGVYFLMITLALGMCMWGLAYRWNSLTGGDNGMNMPGRPSFGIDLADDLNYFYLVLGFFTASLAALYVLVRSPFGRSLVGIRERELRMRVLGYNTWLHKYIAFIIAGAFGGLAGVLWAHLTGIVSPGDVILTTSVDVLLMVVLGGSGTLVGGAIGAAVVVFLREYLATIVPWWQYVLGAVYVLTILYLPGGLMGIPAHIGNSSRRGGS; encoded by the coding sequence ATGAGTTCGGCCTACAAGATCCTTCTGGTGATTCTAGGCATCGTCGCGCTGGGGGCGCTCGCGCCCTTCGTCAACTCCTACATCCTGATCCTGCTCACCCAGGCGCTGGTGCTGGGCATCATCGCCATGAGTGTCGACCTGCTGCTCGGCTATACCGGGCTGCCCTCGCTCGGCCAAGCGGCCTACCTCGGCGTCGGCGCCTACCTCACCGCGATCCTCGCCAGCAAGCACGGCTTCGGCCTGGAGTGGGGCTTCTGGGTGGTGGCGGTGCTCGGCGTGCTCGCCGGCGCCGCCCTTGCGGCGCTGTTCGGCCTGTTCGCCATCCGCGCGAGCGGGGTGTACTTCCTGATGATCACGCTGGCGCTGGGCATGTGCATGTGGGGCCTCGCCTACCGCTGGAATTCGCTCACCGGCGGCGACAACGGCATGAACATGCCGGGGCGGCCGTCGTTCGGCATCGACCTTGCCGACGACCTGAATTACTTCTATCTGGTGCTGGGGTTCTTTACCGCCTCGCTCGCCGCGCTGTACGTGCTGGTGCGCTCGCCCTTCGGCCGCAGCCTGGTGGGAATCCGCGAGCGCGAGCTGCGCATGCGCGTCCTCGGTTACAACACCTGGCTGCACAAGTACATCGCCTTCATCATCGCCGGCGCCTTCGGCGGCCTCGCCGGGGTGCTGTGGGCCCACCTCACCGGTATCGTCAGTCCCGGCGACGTGATCCTCACCACCTCGGTAGACGTGCTGTTGATGGTGGTGCTCGGCGGGTCCGGCACGCTGGTCGGAGGGGCGATCGGCGCCGCGGTGGTGGTGTTCCTGCGCGAGTATCTCGCCACCATCGTGCCCTGGTGGCAGTACGTGCTCGGCGCGGTCTACGTGCTGACGATTCTCTATCTGCCGGGCGGCCTGATGGGTATCCCGGCGCACATCGGAAACTCGTCGAGGAGGGGCGGATCATGA
- a CDS encoding phospholipase D family protein has product MLSGCTLPSLENRTTSTVVLDTAATRLGRAITPLVSAHPKQSGIYLLANARDAFAARVLLARAAERTLDIQYYIWHHDLTGTLLLEALYAAAERGVRVRLLLDDNNTQGLDDTLAVLDAHPNIEVRLFNPFVIRSPRVIGYLTDFFRLNRRMHNKSFTVDNQATIIVGRNVGDEYFGATEGVLFVDLDVMAIGPVVREVSKDFDRYWASGSSYPVDRLLPPADPARIAAIASAASVVERDPAAGSYVAAVRDSVFARDLIDGKLSFEWAVTHMLSDDPAKGLGSAEPETLVSERLRSIIGSSAQHVDLVSAYFVPTEAGADALAALAQRKVNIRILTNSLEATDVPPVHAGYAKRRKQLLDAGITLYELRRLSPKIDRNKSAGAMGSSGSSLHSKTFAVDRSRVFIGSFNFDPRSAKLNTELGFIIDSPALAQRISTVFDTRVPQNSYQVHVSHTNELYWTEQHAGKSIRHETEPGTSVWKRAGVYLISLLPIEWLL; this is encoded by the coding sequence CTGCTCTCCGGCTGCACTTTGCCATCGCTGGAGAACCGCACGACCTCGACTGTCGTACTCGACACCGCGGCAACGCGACTGGGACGGGCGATCACCCCGCTCGTGAGTGCGCATCCGAAACAATCCGGAATCTATTTGCTGGCGAATGCTCGCGACGCGTTTGCTGCGCGAGTGCTGCTGGCGCGCGCTGCCGAACGCACGCTCGATATTCAGTATTACATCTGGCACCACGATCTGACAGGGACGTTGCTGCTCGAAGCTTTGTACGCCGCTGCGGAGCGCGGAGTACGAGTGCGATTATTGCTCGACGACAACAATACCCAGGGCTTGGACGACACGCTCGCCGTGCTCGACGCTCACCCGAACATCGAGGTGCGTTTGTTCAACCCGTTCGTGATCCGAAGCCCTCGGGTGATCGGTTATCTGACCGACTTCTTTCGCCTCAATCGGCGGATGCACAATAAGTCGTTCACCGTGGACAATCAGGCGACGATCATCGTCGGCCGCAACGTCGGCGATGAGTATTTCGGGGCGACCGAGGGTGTGCTGTTCGTCGATCTCGATGTGATGGCGATCGGGCCGGTGGTGAGAGAAGTGTCGAAGGATTTCGACCGCTATTGGGCTAGTGGTTCGTCATACCCGGTCGATCGATTGCTGCCGCCAGCCGATCCCGCACGGATCGCTGCAATCGCGTCGGCTGCATCGGTGGTCGAGCGCGACCCAGCGGCCGGATCGTATGTGGCCGCGGTACGTGATTCTGTTTTTGCCCGTGACCTGATCGACGGCAAATTGTCATTCGAATGGGCCGTGACGCACATGCTCAGCGATGACCCCGCCAAGGGGCTCGGTTCAGCCGAGCCTGAGACGCTCGTCTCGGAGCGGCTGAGGAGCATCATCGGTAGCTCCGCGCAGCACGTGGATCTCGTCTCCGCCTACTTCGTACCCACCGAGGCGGGCGCCGATGCACTCGCTGCGCTGGCGCAACGCAAGGTGAACATTCGCATTCTGACCAATTCGCTCGAAGCGACCGATGTGCCTCCGGTTCACGCTGGCTACGCGAAGCGACGCAAGCAACTGCTCGATGCAGGCATCACCTTGTACGAGCTGCGTCGTTTGTCGCCGAAAATCGACAGGAACAAGAGTGCAGGCGCTATGGGTAGTTCCGGCTCGAGCCTGCACTCGAAGACGTTTGCGGTGGATCGTTCACGCGTTTTCATCGGCTCGTTCAATTTCGATCCGCGCTCGGCGAAGCTCAACACGGAGCTCGGATTCATCATCGACAGCCCTGCGTTGGCACAGAGGATCAGCACGGTGTTCGATACCAGAGTTCCGCAGAATTCGTATCAGGTGCACGTGTCGCACACGAACGAGTTGTACTGGACGGAACAGCACGCGGGGAAGTCGATACGCCATGAAACGGAGCCGGGTACGAGCGTCTGGAAACGGGCAGGAGTCTATTTGATCTCGCTACTACCGATCGAATGGCTTCTATGA